The stretch of DNA GTCCGTCAACTAATACACCGCCGAGGATGGGGCCAACCAGCATGGCAACACCAGCCGTGGCACCCCAAAGCCCCATGGCTGGACCGCGCTTATCGGGCGGGAAAATACGCGTGATAATAGCCATGGTTTGAGGTGTCATCAGCGCAGCGCCCAGACCTTGCACCACGCGGGCTAAGATGAGCATGCCAATATCGCCGGAGAATCCACACCACAATGAAGCCAGCGTAAATATGCTCAACCCCACAAGGTAAAGGTTCTTGGGGCCATATTTATCGCCCATGCGGCCGGTGACCAGCAGTGGCACTGCGTACGCCAGAAGATAAGCGCTGGTCACCCAGATGACTGTGTTGATGTTGGTGTGGAGCCCTTCCATGATCTTGGGGTTGGCCACCGAGACGATGGTGGAATCCACCAAGATCATGAAAANACCTAGGACTAATGCCCATAACGCGGGCCACGGTTTTGCCACAGTTTCCATGGGCTGATCCTTAGTGTTGAGTACTGTCTTGGTAAAGTTTTTCACGGTGGTGTTGGCTGGTTCGGAGCCGCCTATTAAGCAGCTGCCCCAGAGCAGTGAACCGTCCGTCAGTTCCGTGCAAAGGCCTTGGACCCAGCCAAGTTCGGCCTTCAGCAGGTGCTGTTGATAGCTGACGTCGATCCAGTATTGGCGTGGCGCGGCGCGCGCAAGTGCCAACTTCTGCTCGGTTTCAAGTGTGGCCAGCTGTTCTTCCAGCACGGCCATACGCTTGCCTAATAGGTCCAGGACTTCTCCAGCAGGCAAATTATGAGCCTCGGACAGTGCTTGTGGAAAACGGGGATATTCTTTCAACGGTGTGGACAGCAAAGCACATAAACTCTCTGTCAAGCGCTTCCTACCGGCAGGGAGGATGGCGTATGTTGTCCGTTCTGGACGGTTGCCGTCCCGGGCGGTTCCAATGGTTTCCACCAAGTCTTCCCCGGCCAGCCGAGCCACCGCGTGATACAGAGTCCCCGGCCGCACTTTGAGCAGCCGGTCCTCATGACGGTGCATCAACAGCTGGTACATCTCATACGGGTGCATGTCCTTTTCGGCCAACAGGCCAAGAGCCGCCATGGCTAAAGGTGAGAGTTGCTGCCCTGGTGCCATACCAAATTCCCTGAGTCTTTCATCCGCTGTCCTGGGGTGCTCTGGATGGCTCACAACCACCGCCTGCTTGAGCTTCAGCCTATGCTGGTGCCCCGGATATATTATTCCATACGAAGTATTCTAAGTGGAATACCCCAGCCCAACATTTACTCCGCACGCTTGTTCTTGACTTGTTATTACTGGCCCGGCCGGATCAACCTGCTGGCGTGCTATCTAGACTTATTGGCACGCCAGCGTACGCTCACCTGGGTGCGCGCAGGAAGCCGGTCTGCCGTCCCACCACTTGGCCAGCGTCAGTAGCTACAATGATCTCCTGGCTTGCCGGGTACCGCTCGCCGTCGTCATCCACGCTCAGTACGGCGTCCGGATCCACGGAGCGCTTGATGAGGGCCAGTGCGATGGGGCCCATTTCATAATGCTGAGCCGCCGAAGTGACTGTGCCAACCACGCGGTCATCCAGTGTCACGTCGCTGCCTGGCGCTGGCAGTGTGTGCAAGGAACCATCGAGCTGAAGGAAAACCAAACGTCGCGNGGGCCGGCCAAGGTTGTGTACGCGGGCAACAGTTTCCTGCCCCTTGTAGCAGCCCTTGGACAAGTGCACTGCAGTACGCAGCAGATCCAGTTCGTGCGGGATACTCTTCTCATCAGTCTCCGCACCGCGGCGTGGGCGCCACGCTGCCAAACGCAGCGCTTCAGCCGCCCAGACCCCAGCTAGCGGTCGCTGCCCCACAGTCTCCACCAGCTCAGTAGCAGGAATAAGGTACTCGCGCCATGGGCGTTGCACACCGGGATGCTCGGCTTCAGGGATCGCTGTGTAACTGTAACCGCCGGCGCCAAGGTTGGGCCACGGATCAACCCATGTCAGGAATTTTTCCCATTCAGGGACTTCAACTACTGAGCCCAGCACCGCCCAGTCAGCGGAGACATCGGCAACTTCAACCCGCAACGTGAACTTCATGGAATTTAGCCACTGAGCCAACGGTTGCGCTTCGGCGCTCTCCACAATCAACCAGGTGCACTCACCGTCGTCAACAACACGGGCGTCAAACTCGATCCGGCCCTGGACCGTGAGCAATAACAGCTCGGTGCCAACGTTAGGTGCCAGTTTTGTCAGTTCCTGAGAAGAGAGTGTGTTCAGCCAGCTGAGCCTATCTGGGCCAGACACCGTCACCACACCTCGATGCGACAGATCCACAACGGCACTCCCTGGCTTCCCAAGGTAGCCCGCCAGCAATCGCTGTTCACGGTTAGGATCCCCATAATGGGCTCCAACACCAGCATCAAGGCCACCAGCTTGGACGGCACCGGATCGATTCAACAAAGGACTCAAATAGCTCATAACGATTTCAACGCCTTCTCTTAGTGGCCTATTCCGTGGGGTCATATTGGCGGGCATGCCCGCCATCTCATGCCCGCCACAGATCCGATATTTTCTGGTAGAGGTCCTACAAATAGCAACAAAAGCCGGCCCTTGCCCTGCTGATAGGCAGCGGAAGAACCGACGTTTTAGTCAAGTCTTGCCATGCGTGCACCGGGAGCAAACCCGCCAACAGCGAAAGGTGGGCGTCCCGGCGTCGTACATAAAATTCTCAAAGCAAAAATCAGGAAGTGACCTTGTGCAGAACTGCGGAAGCGTGAGCTGCGAGGGATTTACCCTGGGCAGCCACATCCCAGCGCCAATACAAATCATTGTTGACAAGCCCAAAGATGCGGGTTGCCGCGGTGTAGTCCTTGGCTCCTGCCCCGCGCATGACTGCATCAGTGGAGAGCTGAATCTGCGGGCCCTTGATGGTGCCATAGTACAGTTCCGAAATACCACCGGGGTGGACAATGTTCACCATGATCTCAAAGCCACCATCAGCGTTGCGCAAGGCTTCGACGTCGTCAGCTGTCCGTAGCGCAGGCACCATTTCTGCCGGGATCAAACCGGGCCCACCGTCAGCGTCATTCAAGGTGCGGTCAAGCTGCCAAAATCCTGTTTCCACCGAGAGAGGGCGCAAAATGGCGCCCTGTTCATCAGTGAGCCACGACTCCGCCGTGTATTGCAGGTACGCCAGACCGTTAGATGAGAACGTCACCGTCTGGGTGAAGAACTCTGAATCGGCTTCACCGGCACCCAGCCGGCCAGCTCCGCTCCACGTGCCAAGCAGCCATGACAGCGGCACCAGCTCCGGGGTCAGGTCTGTGGGGATCTCAATGGCCATGGCAGATTACTGCTGACCCTTGAAGAGGCGCCACACCACCAGTCCGGCAAACCAGGCCATGGCCACGCCAGCCAACACCAATAGACAAATGAAGAAGATTTCCAAGGCAAGTACGCTCATAATGCCATCCTACAATGTTCTGGCAGCGTTCTTGACGGCACCGGGCACAGTCCTAGTGCAGGATCATCTTCTCCACGAAATACACGAGTGCGCCGAGGGACAAAATTGGTGCAAGCGCCGCTGCGATCAGGCCAAGGCTGGTCTTTGCGGGCCCAGTCAGCGTCCGGAGCCGGTGGGATGCTGCAATGACCGCCCCGACCAGGGCGCCCAGAATGGCAGCCGGCACAATCCGAACATCCGAGAAGAGCAATGCGGCAAGGGNGCCAGCCAATACTGCCAGGGCGATGGTCAACGGGGCCAACACCCGATCGGGCCAAGGAAGCATGCCGGCTAGAAGTGCCACCGCTGCACTGATAGCCACTATCAGGGTCATCCCTGGTTCGCCCAGGAACCTCAAGGAGGCCACCCAGCCGCAGGCGAAACCACCGATTGCCACTCCGGCGGCGGCGCCCAAAATCGATTCCAGCCGGCGTTTTGCTCNCGCGCCCCGGATGAGCTGGACAACCATGAGCGCACCAAAGCCTGCGGCGATGTAGAGCGGGGTCCACGCCAAGTAGTCTGTGCTGGCGGTTAACCCAGCGGTAAGAGCTGCCCCTGCCCCGGTCAAAGCAATGACGATGCCCAGGGNTTTCTTAGCGGGAACGCCGAGGTAATGCGGCCAGCCGTACCCAAAGGCCACGGCCAGGGCAATGCTCACTCCCACCGTGTAGCCCAGGCCCAGATAGTGCCCGGTCACCAGCAGTGCGAGTGCGATGATTCCAATAAGTCCGGCAATAGATGACTTCACACATCAATCCTGCCTTATTCTGCCGGTACACTGTGGAACAACTCAGTGGGCGGGGCGTCTTAGTGTACTTATTACTCGCCTTGTGAGGGACTCTTAGTCGGTTCGTCGCTCAAAGATGCGCGTTTAGAGCACTTTGTTAGGAAGCCATGCCGCAGATTTTAATGCTGACCAACAACCACGGCAGTTCCGTGGACGTTCTGCCTGCCCTGGAACTTTTGAGCCACACCGTCCATATTCTTCCTGCGGTACCTACAGCCCTACTCGACGCCAAGCCTTGTGATTTGGTCATGGTGGATGCCCGCAAAGATTTGGCCGGTTCCAGATCGTTGAGCCAGTTGTTGCGGGCTACTGGAATCAGTGTGCCGCTGCTGCTGGTTTTGACCGAGGGCGGGATGGCCGCAGTATCAGCGTCCTGGGCGGCAGATGACGTCATCCTTGATAGCGCCGGGCCTGCCGAGGTTCAGGCGCGTATCCGTTTGGCTTTGACCCGTGCTGCAAGCGCTGAGGAAACCACCCACCCGGAGATTCAAGCAGCGGGCATTGTCATTGACGAGGATAGTTATACGGCCAGGGTCCACGGGGCAGTATTGAACCTGACGTATAAAGAATTCGAGCTGCTGAAATATCTCGCCCAACATCCCGGGCGTGTCTTTACCCGNGCACAGCTGCTCAACGAGGTGTGGGGCTACGACTACTACGGNGGAACCCGCACAGTGGATGTTCACGTTCGGCGCCTGCGCGCCAAGCTTGGCTCGGAGAACGAAAANCTGATCAGCACGGTGCGGAACGTGGGTTACCGGCTCACCGCTTCAAACACTCCAAGCGACGCACTCAGCGACGCCTAGCACGCGCTGGCTTGCCCAAAGCGCCCGGCCAGCGCATTCGGGCTAGTGTTCGCTACTGTTCGCTACTTCATGAGGAGACACACCGGCTATGACTGATCCCCGCACGCCTTGGTCATAATGGACGCAGATACTTTTGCCACACAATTTGACGGCTCCCGCCTTGCCCGGTTGGGCGAGCTGACAACACTGGGCTCCACAGTGTGGACACCATCTTTGGACACTGCTGAAGTGCAGGACCAGCTTGCTGGCGTTGAAGTGCTTATCACTAGCTGGGGCGTGCCGCTCCTGGATGAGGTGGCGCTGGCCCGCATGCCTTCATTGAGGGCTGTCTTCCACTGTGCCGGTTCCGTGCGCACATTTGCCACCGATGCCCTCTGGGAACGCGCCATCACGGTCTGTAACGGGGCAGATGCAAACGCGATTCCGGTTGCAGAATTTAGTTTTGCCAGCATCATTCTGGCTGGGAAAAGGGCCCAAGTGTTGGCCAATGACTTCCGCACCCACCGCGGTGAACGAGCTTTCGCCACGGACCGGGGAGAGATGAGTAATCTGGGCCGCACCGTTGGCATCGTGGGATATTCAAGGATTGGCAAGAGGGTGGTGGCCATGCTGCGCCAGCTTCAAGATGTCACCATCTTTGTCGCTGACCCGTATGCGGACGCTGCTGAAATTGCTGCTGCAGGGGCAAGCCTTCTCCCGCTGGGGCAACTGCTGCCGCTAGTGGACATCCTTTCCATCCATGCGCCGTCGCTGCCAAGCACCCACCACATGATTGGTGCCGCTGAGCTGGCGGCCCTACCGGATAAGGCAACCATCATCAACACTGCCCGCGGGGCCTTGATTGATACTCAGGCACTGACTCATGAGTGCCGTACGGGGCGTTTGACAGCCATCTTGGACGTGACAGATCCCGAGCCGCTGCCGTATGAGAGTGAACTTTACGATCTGCCCAATGTCATCTTGACTCCCCACGTAGCCGGATCATTGGGAACAGAAACGCGCCGCATGGTTGATGAAGCACTGGCTGATTTGGCACGTTTCAATAGTGGCAGCCCGCTCCTGGCACAAATCCGGCGTGAAGACATGGACCGCAGCGCATAAAGCATCCTCGAGCCAAAGAACCCACCCTAAAGCGGGTCTTTGACCGTTAACTCACTAACCCACGGTGAAGGTCCAGAAGAAATGAGAAGGCCCGTTTCCGCAAGGGAAACGAGCCTTCTGTGCTGGTGGAGGACATACGGGTCGAACGTATCGAGGACACCCCACTGGTGTATCCCCAGTAAAATCCCACGAATCAAGTGACTCCTGGAATCTGGCCCAACCCGATTTCTCAGGCTGCGCTGGTTATAAACTCTATGCCACGTCCTTGTGCTCATGCAAACTGGCACGAAACCATGGAGATGAAAACAGCACAGCCGGGCGTAGTTCGACACGTTCGTGCCCCAGATTCTGGCATTAGCTTGGGCAGGGCCACTAGGCTGTGGTTATGAGCCCCGCAAAGACTGACAACTGGCCAGTGACGGTAATCCCGGGTGCCCCGGGGTCCGAGTATCTGCGAGAGATCCAGACGGTGATTGACGCTGCCGAAGACGCCGACGGCAACCCACCCTTCTCCGAGCAGACGCTAGTGGACCTCCGTTCCGCCGAGGCAGGNCCCCACAGTGTTTTGACCCTACTGACCTATGCNCCCGAAGATGCCTCACCCACGGTTGGTGAAGACCTTGCCGGGGTAGCAGTTGTGGTCCTGAACGGCAGCGAAGGTGTCTTGGAAATCGTGGTTCACCCGGCCTACCGTAATGACGGAGTTGGCGCCATCTTGGCGGACAAACTTGTTCAGGTTCGCGGTTTGCAGGGTCTGAAGGCTTGGTCCCACGGCGACCATGAAGCTGCCGCCGACCTTGCCGCAAGCTATGGATACCGGGCCATCCGTGAACTGTGGCGTATGCGCCTTGTTCGGCAGGCGCCGCCATTCGATGACATTCCAGTGCACCGTCAGCAGCAGTACCCAACACCTGACGGCGTAAGGCTGCGTACTTTTGTCCCGCACCAAGATGAGGGCGCGTGGGTTGCGGCCAACGCGGCAGCCTTCGCGCACCATCCTGAGCAAGGTGCGCTGACACTGACCGATCTTCAGGCGCGCATNGGGGAGCCATGGTTTGATCCGGCAGGGTTCTTCCTTGCCGTCAATGACGCCGATGAGATTCTGGGTTTCCACTGGACAAAGACTCACCCTGCCCGTTCGGGGCAGGCTGCCATGGGCGAAGTTTATGTTGTGGGTGTGACTCCTGCTGCGCAGGGGCTCGGTTTGGGTAAGACACTGACCCGGCAGGGCATAGACCATCTGCAAAATGCCGGGCTGCGTGCCATTATGCTTTACGTTGATGCAGACAATGAGGCGGCGGTGTCGTTGTACCGCAAGTTGGGCTTCACCAAGTGGGATTCCGATGTGATGTACGGGCCCATGTCGGCATAGCCTGCACACCGCCATTGGTGGGGCGCCCCGTAAGGTTGATTCAAGGCAGTACCGACTATGAGGACTTGTTGATGAAGCGCGATTACAAGGGATCCGTGGGCACCACGGCAGCCAATGGCCGGGAACGCTTTGTTTCCGGTGAAGTACCGGCCTCACGGGCCACCCAGGACCGAATTGAGATCCCCGAGTTTGAGCCCACGCTCATCCCTGAAGGTGATATCAGTCCCGATAGATTCCTGGACCGGGAACTAAGTTGGCTGGCGTTCAACGCCCGCGTACTGGAATTGGCTGAAGACCCGGATCTCCAGCTACTGGAGCGGGTGAACTTCCTCTCCATTTTCGCTTCCAACCTGGATGAATTCTTCATGGTGCGGGTGGCAGGCTTGAAACGCCGGATTGCCACTGGCCTAGCTGTACCCTCCCCGGCTGGCCTGAGCCCGCTTGAAGTTTTGGAGCAGATCAGCGACGCCGCACACGAACTTCAGGCCCGTCACGCCCACGTNTTTGCCAACCAAATCCGGCCTGCATTGGCCTACGAGCATATCCACTTGGTCCATTGGGAAGAGCTCGATGACCCGTCCAAGGTTCAGCTGGCCAAAATGTTTGCCGAGAAGATTTTCCCCATTCTCACCCCGCTAGCCGTGGACCCGGCCCANCCCTTCCCTTATATCTCCGGTCTTTCCTTGAACTTAGCTGTTGTGGTGCGCAACCCCGTCAGCGACAAGGAACTGTTCGCGCGCGTCAAGGTTCCGGACCTGTTGCCGCGGCTTGTCTCCCTTGACGGCTCGCGTGCAGGTACGGTGCCTGGCCGCGTGGCACGTTTCATNCCCCTTGAAGAAGTCATTGCCGAGCACCTTGACCAGCTGTTCCCCGGCATGGAAATTGTGGAGCACCACACTTTCCGTGTGACCCGCAATGAAGACCTTGAAGTGGAAGAGGACGACGCCGAGAACCTTCTGCAGGCGTTGGAGAAGGAACTGCTGCGACGCAAGTTTGGTCCCCGTGCGCTTGAAGTCGCCACGGACATCAACCCCAGTATCTTGGCGTTGCTTGTGCGCGAACTGGACGTCGATGACACCGAAGTGTATTCCTTGCCCGCACCCTTGGACATGCGCGGCCTCTCGATCATCGGCAATATTGATCGGCCCGATCTGCGTTACCCCAAGCATGTGGCCCACACCTCCCGTGACTTGAACGCTTCAGANACTTCGAAGGCCGCCAACGTATTTGCGGCCATGCGCAGGCGCGATATTTTGTTACACCANCCCTATGATGCCTTCTCTACCTCGGTGCAAGCATTCCTGGAACAGGCTGCCGCGGACCCCAAGGTCCGTGCTATTAAGCAGACCTTGTACAGAACTTCAGGTGATTCNCCCATTGTTGATGCGTTGGTGGATGCAGCAGAAGCTGGCAAGCAGGTTTTGGCCCTGGTTGAGATCAAGGCACGCTTTGACGAGCAGGCCAACATTTCCTGGGCCCGAAAGCTTGAGCAGGCCGGGGTCCATGTGGTGTACGGCATCGTGGGATTGAAAACCCACTGCAAGCTTTCTCTGGTGGTTCGTCAGGAACAGGACGGGCTGCGCCGCTACTGCCATATTGGCACCGGCAACTACCANCCCCGAACAGCCAGGTACTACGAGGACTTGGGTCTACTCACAGCTGATAACCAAGTGGGAGAGGATCTTTCCAAGCTCTTCAACCAGCTCTCGGGCTACGCACCCAAGTCAACCTTTGAGAGGTTATTGGTAGCTCCCCGCTCAGTCCGCTCAGGACTCATCGATCTCATTGACACCGAAATTGCCAACAAGAAGGCTGGCCGCCCTGCCCAGGTGCGCATCAAGGTCAACTCGATGGTGGATGAAGCCATCATCGATTCCTTGTATCGGGCATCCCAGGCCGGTGTTGACGTGGGCATCATTGTGCGAGGTATTTGTTCGCTACGNCCCGGGGTTCCGGGCCTCAGCGATAACATCACGGTACGTTCGGTGCTTGGGCGCTTCCTTGAACATTCGCGCGTCTTTACTTTCGCCAATGCCGGGGATCCTATTATCTACATCGGTTCAGCAGATATGATGCACAGGAATCTTGACCGCCGGGTTGAGGCGCTGGTGCGCCTATCCAACAAGGAAGACATTGCCGAGGTCGGTTCCTTGCTGAACCGCTATTTGGATCCCCGCACTGCCAGTTGGCATCTGGATAATGACGGCGAATGGAAACGTCACCATCTCGATGATGAAGGNAAACCCCTGCTAGATGTTCAGTCTTGGCTACTTGCCAGCCGTTCACGTCCGCGAACAACACTGCACCGGTAATGCGCAACGCTGAACACCTCGAGGAAAACCTCGACGACGCCGCCACCGTGTCCATCTATGCTGCCGGTGCCCTCTGCTGGCGGGTCAAGAANAAGAAGCTTGAAGTCCTCCTGATTCACCGGCAGCGCTATGATGACTGGTCCTGGCCCAAAGGCAAACTGGACCGCGGCGAGACGCTTGCTGAATGCGCTGTGCGTGAGGTATTCGAAGAGGTGGGCCTGCCTATCACGTTGGGTATCCCACTGCCCTCTATCCGCTATGCCGTGAAGCCGGGGCTCAAAGAGGTCCACTATTGGGCTTCGGGCGTTGATGACATGCCGCCCATGCCGGATGGGAAAGAAGTGGACGCCACCAGTTGGTGTAGCCCGAACAAGGCGCGCGGACTGCTCTCTAATCCGTCCGATCTGGAGCCTCTTGAGGCGCTGGTTGCCGCCCATGAGGGCGGCACTTTGGAGACCTGGCCATTGTTGATCATCAGGCATGCCAAGGCCAAGCCACGTTCAGCGTGGACGCGCGCTGAGGGTGAACGCCCATTGGCGGCCACTGGAAGGCGCCAGGCCCTGTACTTGCAGCGCCTGCTAATGTCGTGGCACCCAGGACGGATCCACACTAGCGGCTGGATGCGGTGCATCGCCACCATTTCNCCCTACGCCCAGGCCACCAAGGCCAAGGTTAAGGTAGTTCCGTGGCTCAGTGAAGCGGATCATAAGCGCAACCCCGCCAAAGTCACTGCAGCCGTTGAAAAGTTACTCACCCGCACCAGTGCCACCGCCGTATGCACCCACCGCCCTGTGTTGCCCACGGTTTTGGCAACCCTTGCCACCCATATGTCTGTTGACATGGCTGAAACACTGCCGTTGATTGANCCCCACCTGTCCCCTGGAGAAGTGCTGGTGGCCCATGTCTCCCTCGCAGATCCCGGGTGCATTGTGGCCTTGGAGCAGCACAAACCCTACGAAGACTAGCGCCGCTGGCCACCCTAGCGCGCCTTGGTCGCTGCAAGGGTCAGCGCAAGCCACTAAACAGCCAATCCCCGTTTCCGGCGAACACACCCCGTAGCCCCTTTCACAGCAGCGTCTTTGTACTGTACGTTTGATACAAAGATTAGGGGCTACATGCTGGCACCAAACTTCACCGAAATGCTCATCACTTTGGGCACNCTTGGGATTATTCTTGCTGCGCTGATCTACCTGTTTCTTCGTCTTAAAGTGTGGGGCCAGAATACTGAGAAAACTTTGGAGTACGTCCGCAAGCATGCCCTGTGGACAGGTGTTATCGCTTGGGGTGTCAGCAGCTTGTCTGGCGCCGGTGAGATGGGAATTTTCTCTTCCGGGCAGCTCCAGCTCTCCAACAATCCGTGGGACGTTATCTCCTGGAGTCATATCCTCGGCCCGGTCTTAGCCGTGCTGGTGGTGCACAGCGTTGGCCAACTGTCATGGCCNAGTCCTAAATCGCCCACGCGTGTAGCCGTCATAGAGTTTCGCCGCACCCGCGACTTCGTGCCTAACGCACTGGGTGTCACGGTAGTGGGAATCTTCGCCGTTTCGGTGGGCGCGTTGGTCTGGTTGGCCTTTGCACCGGCATTCACACCTGCGGAGCCGTTGCCTTCCAGTGGCGCGTTGATGTCCGGGACAAAGGGCAGAGTCCCTGGGTACATTCTGGCAACGGCACTAGGTGTTGGGCTACTTCTACTGACCGCGGGAACCCTGCTGGTGATGCGGCTCATCGCATCACGGCGCTCCTTGGAGGACCTGACGCCGGAGCAAAACAAGACACTGCGAATCATTGGCATCAATAGGTTGTTGCGAGTCTGTGCCACGGTCGCCTCCGGACTCGCCGCGGTCGGCGGAAATTACCTCGCCCAACCCGCTCCCGGCTCAACAACTACGTCCTGGGTCAACTGGATGGGCGTGCTGAACGTTCTGGTGTTGTTTGCCATGCTCCTGTGGAAGCCGCCGTTGCTGGAAACCGACGCCGACGCCGGCGCTTACAGCACNCCTGCTTGGCCTCACGCGCAGCGGATATGGCCAGAAGCACGGTA from Arthrobacter polaris encodes:
- a CDS encoding NUDIX hydrolase, translating into MRNAEHLEENLDDAATVSIYAAGALCWRVKXKKLEVLLIHRQRYDDWSWPKGKLDRGETLAECAVREVFEEVGLPITLGIPLPSIRYAVKPGLKEVHYWASGVDDMPPMPDGKEVDATSWCSPNKARGLLSNPSDLEPLEALVAAHEGGTLETWPLLIIRHAKAKPRSAWTRAEGERPLAATGRRQALYLQRLLMSWHPGRIHTSGWMRCIATISPYAQATKAKVKVVPWLSEADHKRNPAKVTAAVEKLLTRTSATAVCTHRPVLPTVLATLATHMSVDMAETLPLIXPHLSPGEVLVAHVSLADPGCIVALEQHKPYED
- a CDS encoding RNA degradosome polyphosphate kinase yields the protein MKRDYKGSVGTTAANGRERFVSGEVPASRATQDRIEIPEFEPTLIPEGDISPDRFLDRELSWLAFNARVLELAEDPDLQLLERVNFLSIFASNLDEFFMVRVAGLKRRIATGLAVPSPAGLSPLEVLEQISDAAHELQARHAHVFANQIRPALAYEHIHLVHWEELDDPSKVQLAKMFAEKIFPILTPLAVDPAXPFPYISGLSLNLAVVVRNPVSDKELFARVKVPDLLPRLVSLDGSRAGTVPGRVARFXPLEEVIAEHLDQLFPGMEIVEHHTFRVTRNEDLEVEEDDAENLLQALEKELLRRKFGPRALEVATDINPSILALLVRELDVDDTEVYSLPAPLDMRGLSIIGNIDRPDLRYPKHVAHTSRDLNASXTSKAANVFAAMRRRDILLHXPYDAFSTSVQAFLEQAAADPKVRAIKQTLYRTSGDSPIVDALVDAAEAGKQVLALVEIKARFDEQANISWARKLEQAGVHVVYGIVGLKTHCKLSLVVRQEQDGLRRYCHIGTGNYXPRTARYYEDLGLLTADNQVGEDLSKLFNQLSGYAPKSTFERLLVAPRSVRSGLIDLIDTEIANKKAGRPAQVRIKVNSMVDEAIIDSLYRASQAGVDVGIIVRGICSLRPGVPGLSDNITVRSVLGRFLEHSRVFTFANAGDPIIYIGSADMMHRNLDRRVEALVRLSNKEDIAEVGSLLNRYLDPRTASWHLDNDGEWKRHHLDDEGKPLLDVQSWLLASRSRPRTTLHR
- the mshD gene encoding mycothiol synthase, with the translated sequence MSPAKTDNWPVTVIPGAPGSEYLREIQTVIDAAEDADGNPPFSEQTLVDLRSAEAGPHSVLTLLTYAPEDASPTVGEDLAGVAVVVLNGSEGVLEIVVHPAYRNDGVGAILADKLVQVRGLQGLKAWSHGDHEAAADLAASYGYRAIRELWRMRLVRQAPPFDDIPVHRQQQYPTPDGVRLRTFVPHQDEGAWVAANAAAFAHHPEQGALTLTDLQARXGEPWFDPAGFFLAVNDADEILGFHWTKTHPARSGQAAMGEVYVVGVTPAAQGLGLGKTLTRQGIDHLQNAGLRAIMLYVDADNEAAVSLYRKLGFTKWDSDVMYGPMSA
- a CDS encoding FABP family protein, with the protein product MAIEIPTDLTPELVPLSWLLGTWSGAGRLGAGEADSEFFTQTVTFSSNGLAYLQYTAESWLTDEQGAILRPLSVETGFWQLDRTLNDADGGPGLIPAEMVPALRTADDVEALRNADGGFEIMVNIVHPGGISELYYGTIKGPQIQLSTDAVMRGAGAKDYTAATRIFGLVNNDLYWRWDVAAQGKSLAAHASAVLHKVTS
- a CDS encoding hydroxyacid dehydrogenase — protein: MDADTFATQFDGSRLARLGELTTLGSTVWTPSLDTAEVQDQLAGVEVLITSWGVPLLDEVALARMPSLRAVFHCAGSVRTFATDALWERAITVCNGADANAIPVAEFSFASIILAGKRAQVLANDFRTHRGERAFATDRGEMSNLGRTVGIVGYSRIGKRVVAMLRQLQDVTIFVADPYADAAEIAAAGASLLPLGQLLPLVDILSIHAPSLPSTHHMIGAAELAALPDKATIINTARGALIDTQALTHECRTGRLTAILDVTDPEPLPYESELYDLPNVILTPHVAGSLGTETRRMVDEALADLARFNSGSPLLAQIRREDMDRSA
- a CDS encoding folate-binding protein YgfZ, yielding MSYLSPLLNRSGAVQAGGLDAGVGAHYGDPNREQRLLAGYLGKPGSAVVDLSHRGVVTVSGPDRLSWLNTLSSQELTKLAPNVGTELLLLTVQGRIEFDARVVDDGECTWLIVESAEAQPLAQWLNSMKFTLRVEVADVSADWAVLGSVVEVPEWEKFLTWVDPWPNLGAGGYSYTAIPEAEHPGVQRPWREYLIPATELVETVGQRPLAGVWAAEALRLAAWRPRRGAETDEKSIPHELDLLRTAVHLSKGCYKGQETVARVHNLGRPXRRLVFLQLDGSLHTLPAPGSDVTLDDRVVGTVTSAAQHYEMGPIALALIKRSVDPDAVLSVDDDGERYPASQEIIVATDAGQVVGRQTGFLRAPR
- a CDS encoding response regulator transcription factor, encoding MPQILMLTNNHGSSVDVLPALELLSHTVHILPAVPTALLDAKPCDLVMVDARKDLAGSRSLSQLLRATGISVPLLLVLTEGGMAAVSASWAADDVILDSAGPAEVQARIRLALTRAASAEETTHPEIQAAGIVIDEDSYTARVHGAVLNLTYKEFELLKYLAQHPGRVFTRAQLLNEVWGYDYYGGTRTVDVHVRRLRAKLGSENEXLISTVRNVGYRLTASNTPSDALSDA